From Veillonella dispar, one genomic window encodes:
- a CDS encoding S-layer homology domain-containing protein gives MYKNTPYPLRALVLGTLLAATSFGFASANTTTHAPATAVASTKVEAPTVASTQAVTINTAAPNVATTKAKAHKFDAAKAATPVVVNTSIGTPQDIQKIRAHIFSDVPSNFWAANSISTVTKANLMKGYSDGTFRPNQPMTREEVAALFNNITDDGTAAFLSSKFKDITSDRWSALAIESVARKNIISGYGDNTYKPEKYMSRQEFAVVADNYIHYLGYTTEDPTALDSVAYGDQKFVAPWAQDAVRELAYLGFTNYAPGTLFNPEKYVTRAEAAEIAYRMTQTEQALAFHNTLFKQQVESKTATIIDKTLGYGNDFTKFRQDGALFWDGGKLHASLTDKKKAEAVAHAISETQDPQLESALVVSQGKLNQAQLEDYQSDAIDLYKAKEPKGNIISIRPNDDTSALIITADSVQKDTVKAFKKKFKNNVVVELPQPETVKPDAAIQFPLPPRVNYYDTTNK, from the coding sequence ATGTACAAGAATACCCCTTACCCATTACGTGCCCTTGTTCTTGGCACATTATTAGCCGCAACAAGTTTCGGTTTTGCTTCTGCAAATACTACAACTCATGCTCCTGCCACTGCAGTAGCATCCACAAAGGTTGAAGCGCCTACAGTGGCCTCTACGCAAGCAGTTACTATAAACACAGCTGCTCCTAATGTAGCAACAACTAAAGCAAAGGCTCATAAATTTGATGCCGCTAAAGCTGCTACACCTGTAGTTGTGAATACATCTATTGGTACGCCTCAAGACATTCAAAAAATTCGTGCCCACATTTTCTCCGATGTGCCTAGCAATTTTTGGGCTGCCAATTCTATCAGTACGGTAACAAAAGCAAATCTAATGAAAGGTTATTCTGACGGTACATTCCGACCTAATCAACCTATGACTCGTGAAGAAGTAGCTGCCCTCTTCAACAACATCACTGATGATGGTACTGCAGCATTCTTATCTAGCAAATTTAAAGATATTACATCCGACCGTTGGTCCGCTCTCGCTATCGAATCCGTAGCGCGTAAAAACATCATCAGCGGTTATGGCGATAACACATACAAACCAGAAAAATATATGTCTCGCCAAGAATTTGCTGTAGTAGCAGACAACTACATTCACTACTTAGGATACACAACAGAAGATCCAACAGCACTTGATAGTGTTGCTTATGGAGACCAAAAATTCGTAGCTCCTTGGGCTCAAGACGCAGTTCGTGAACTTGCATACCTTGGCTTCACAAACTACGCTCCTGGCACATTATTTAACCCTGAAAAATATGTAACTCGTGCTGAAGCAGCTGAGATTGCATACCGCATGACACAAACAGAGCAAGCACTTGCCTTCCACAATACATTGTTCAAACAACAAGTAGAAAGCAAAACAGCTACTATTATCGACAAAACATTAGGCTATGGCAATGACTTCACTAAATTCCGTCAAGACGGTGCCCTCTTCTGGGATGGTGGAAAATTACATGCATCTTTAACAGATAAGAAAAAAGCAGAGGCTGTTGCTCATGCAATCTCTGAAACACAAGATCCTCAACTTGAAAGTGCTCTTGTTGTATCTCAAGGCAAATTAAATCAAGCACAACTTGAAGATTACCAATCTGACGCTATTGATTTATACAAAGCAAAAGAGCCAAAAGGTAACATCATCTCCATCCGTCCTAACGACGACACAAGCGCTCTTATCATTACAGCTGACTCCGTTCAAAAGGACACTGTGAAAGCTTTCAAAAAGAAATTCAAAAACAATGTAGTCGTAGAATTACCACAACCTGAGACAGTAAAACCGGATGCAGCAATTCAATTCCCATTACCTCCACGCGTAAACTACTACGACACAACAAACAAATAA